A single region of the Melospiza georgiana isolate bMelGeo1 chromosome 7, bMelGeo1.pri, whole genome shotgun sequence genome encodes:
- the ACADL gene encoding long-chain specific acyl-CoA dehydrogenase, mitochondrial, with translation MATRLLRLRGLLRAAGCRPFSAQPSPLQTEQHGTKRLEPSSAKTLTDIGTRRIFSSDHDIFRESARKFFQEEVLPFHAEWEKDGQVSRELWEKAGQQGLLGVAIAEKHGGIGADILSSAIVWEEQMYVNCTGPGFSLHSDIVMPYIANYGSEEQIKHFIPQMVAGKCIGAIAMTEPGAGSDLQGVRTYAKKDGSDWILNGSKVFITNGWMSDVVIVVAVTDREARSPAHGISLFLVENGTKGFIKGRKLNKIGLKAQDTAELFFEDVRLPASALLGKENKGFYYLMAELPQERLLIADMALASCEFMFEETRNYVRQRKAFGKTIAHLQTVQHKLAEIKTQICVGRAFMDNCLQLHADKRLDSATASMAKYWCSDLQNSIATQCVQMHGGWGYMWEYPIAKAFVDARVQPIYGGTNEIMKELIARDIVSDK, from the exons ATGGCGACGCGGCTGCTCCGCCTGCGCGGCCTCCTGAGGGCCGCCGGCTGCCGGCCCTTCTCCGCCCAGCCCAG TCCTCTGCAGACAGAACAGCATGGCACAAAGCGCCTGGAGCCATCTTCTGCTAAAACTTTGACTGACATAGGCACTCGGAGGATCTTCTCATCAGATCATGATATCTTCAGGGAGAGTGCCAGGAAATTCTTTCAAGAAGAAGTGCTGCCTTTTCATGCAGA GTGGGAGAAGGATGGCCAAgtgagcagggagctctgggaaaAGGCTGGACAGCAGGGCTTGCTGGGTGTTGCTATTGCTGAAAAGCATGGAGGCATTGGAGCAGATATTCTCTCTTCAGCCATTGTCTGGGAGGAGCA GATGTATGTTAACTGTACAGGCCCAGGGTTCAGCCTTCACTCAGATATAGTCATGCCCTACATTGCCAACTATGGCTCTGAAGAGCAGATTAAACACTTCATCCCCCAGATGGTTGCAGGCAAGTGCATTGGAGCTATTGCCATgacagagcctggggctggcag TGACTTGCAGGGAGTACGGACATATGCAAAAAAAGATGGAAGTGACTGGATTCTTAATGGGAGTAAG GTGTTCATCACTAATGGTTGGATGAGCGACGTGGTGATCGTGGTTGCGGTTACAGACCGGGAGGCCCGATCCCCTGCTCACGGCATCAGCCTTTTCCTGGTGGAAAATGGAACAAAAGGTTTCATCAAAGGGCGCAAACTCAACAAAATTGGCCTGAAAGCTCAA gacacagcagagctgtttttTGAAGATGTGCGATTGCCAGCCAGTGCCTTGCTTGGAAAAGAGAACAAAGGCTTCTACTATCTgatggcagagctgcctcag GAAAGGCTGCTAATTGCTGATATGGCTCTTGCTAGCTGTGAATTCATGTTTGAAGAGACAAGGAATTATGTGAGgcaaagaaaagcttttggGAAGACAATTGCACATTTGCAG ACAGTACAGCACAAGTTGGCTGAAATAAAGACTCAGATTTGTGTGGGCCGAGCTTTTATGGACAACTGTTTGCAGCTGCATGCAGACAAACGCCTGGACTCTGCCACAGCCTCCATGGCCAAGTACTG GTGTTCTGATCTCCAAAACAGCATTGCTACCCAGTGTGTGCAGATGCACGGAGGATGGGGCTACATGTGGGAGTATCCAATTGCAAA agCTTTTGTGGATGCCCGTGTTCAGCCAATCTATGGTGGTACCAATGAAATAATGAAGGAACTTATTGCTAGAGACATTGTCAGTGACAAGTAG